A part of Desulfomicrobium baculatum DSM 4028 genomic DNA contains:
- a CDS encoding metal-dependent hydrolase — translation MPGYKGHLLGGVLTGGAVLGGLFWSGTYVPELPQLAVLAALVLLGSLFPDVDTDSKGQHVFYLTLAVLDFALILQGYYKWAAVLGLAAMFPAIGPHRGWTHTWWAMLAVPLPLVLLPIWLYGATPKGMAPFYGAAVLGYFSHLMIDRKWS, via the coding sequence ATGCCCGGATACAAGGGACACCTACTCGGCGGGGTGCTGACGGGAGGGGCCGTACTGGGAGGATTGTTCTGGAGCGGGACGTATGTCCCGGAATTGCCGCAACTGGCCGTGCTCGCCGCGCTGGTGCTGCTGGGGAGTCTTTTTCCGGACGTCGACACGGACTCCAAGGGCCAGCATGTTTTTTATCTGACCCTGGCTGTGCTCGATTTCGCCCTCATTCTGCAGGGCTATTACAAATGGGCGGCGGTTTTGGGCTTGGCGGCCATGTTTCCGGCCATCGGTCCGCATCGCGGCTGGACCCACACCTGGTGGGCCATGCTCGCCGTTCCCCTGCCTCTTGTGCTGCTCCCGATCTGGCTTTACGGCGCAACGCCAAAGGGCATGGCCCCCTTTTACGGGGCGGCCGTGCTGGGGTATTTCTCGCACCTGATGATCGACAGGAAATGGAGCTAA